In the genome of Carnobacterium pleistocenium FTR1, one region contains:
- the rplF gene encoding 50S ribosomal protein L6 has product MSRIGNKTITIPEGVTVTRNEDIVTVKGPKGELSRSFSPVITMNVEGNEINFSRPNDLKVNRALHGTMRANLNNMVVGVTVGFEKTLELVGVGYRAQIQGNKLVLNVGYSHPVEFVPEEGINVEVPANTKVVVKGMNKEKVGALAANIRATRPPEPYKGKGIRYSDEVVRRKEGKTGK; this is encoded by the coding sequence GTGAGCCGTATAGGTAATAAAACAATCACTATCCCTGAAGGCGTAACGGTTACTCGTAATGAGGACATCGTTACCGTTAAGGGACCAAAAGGTGAATTGAGTCGTTCTTTCAGCCCAGTTATCACAATGAATGTAGAAGGCAACGAAATTAACTTCTCTCGTCCAAACGACTTGAAAGTAAATCGTGCACTACATGGCACAATGCGTGCTAATTTAAACAACATGGTTGTTGGTGTAACTGTTGGTTTTGAAAAAACATTAGAATTAGTTGGTGTTGGTTACCGCGCACAAATACAAGGTAACAAACTTGTATTAAACGTTGGTTACTCTCATCCTGTAGAATTTGTTCCAGAAGAAGGAATAAATGTTGAAGTTCCTGCAAATACTAAAGTAGTAGTTAAAGGAATGAACAAAGAGAAAGTTGGCGCTTTAGCTGCTAACATTCGTGCTACACGTCCACCTGAACCTTATAAAGGTAAAGGAATTCGTTATTCTGACGAAGTTGTACGTCGTAAAGAAGGTAAAACAGGTAAATAA
- the rplR gene encoding 50S ribosomal protein L18 gives MITKPDKNKLRLKRHGRVRSKISGTAECPRLNVFRSNKNIYAQLIDDVAGVTLASASSLDKEVSGETKSTQASAVGSAIAKVAVEKGIKEVVFDRGGYLYHGRVQALAEAARENGLEF, from the coding sequence GTGATTACAAAACCAGACAAAAACAAACTACGTCTGAAAAGACATGGTCGTGTACGTTCTAAAATTTCTGGTACTGCAGAGTGCCCACGCTTAAACGTGTTCCGTTCTAATAAAAACATCTACGCTCAACTTATTGATGACGTAGCGGGTGTAACGCTAGCAAGTGCATCTTCATTAGACAAAGAAGTTTCAGGTGAAACAAAATCAACTCAAGCATCAGCTGTTGGTTCAGCTATTGCTAAAGTTGCTGTAGAAAAAGGTATTAAAGAAGTAGTCTTTGACCGTGGTGGATACCTTTACCATGGCCGTGTTCAAGCTTTAGCTGAAGCTGCTCGTGAAAATGGACTAGAATTTTAA
- the rpsE gene encoding 30S ribosomal protein S5, protein MVYIDPTHLELEDRVVSINRVTKVVKGGRRLRFAAIVVVGDRNGHVGFGTGKAQEVPEAIRKAIEDARKNLIEVPMVDTTIPHAVIGRYSGGNILIKPAVAGSGVSAGGPVRAVLELAGVADVTSKSLGSSTPINMIRATVEGLLQLKRVEDVAKLRGKTVEEIIG, encoded by the coding sequence ATGGTTTACATCGATCCAACACATTTGGAATTAGAAGATCGTGTCGTTTCAATCAACCGCGTAACTAAAGTTGTAAAAGGTGGACGTCGTTTACGTTTTGCTGCTATTGTTGTTGTTGGAGATAGAAATGGACACGTAGGTTTCGGTACTGGTAAAGCTCAAGAAGTACCAGAAGCTATCCGCAAAGCAATTGAAGATGCTAGAAAGAATCTTATTGAAGTACCTATGGTAGATACTACGATTCCTCACGCAGTTATCGGTCGTTATAGTGGCGGTAACATTTTAATTAAACCTGCTGTTGCCGGTTCTGGAGTTTCTGCTGGTGGTCCCGTACGTGCCGTATTGGAATTAGCTGGAGTTGCAGACGTAACAAGCAAATCTTTAGGTTCAAGTACACCAATCAACATGATTCGTGCAACTGTTGAAGGCCTACTACAATTAAAACGCGTTGAAGATGTTGCAAAACTTCGCGGAAAAACTGTAGAAGAAATTATAGGATAA
- the rpmD gene encoding 50S ribosomal protein L30 — protein MANLEITLRRSVIGRPQNQRDTVKALGLRKINSTVVKPANEAITGMVKTISHLVDVKEV, from the coding sequence ATGGCTAATTTAGAAATTACTTTAAGACGTAGCGTTATCGGACGTCCTCAAAACCAAAGAGATACAGTTAAAGCTCTTGGCTTAAGAAAAATCAACAGCACTGTAGTTAAACCTGCCAATGAAGCTATTACTGGTATGGTAAAAACAATCTCACATTTAGTTGACGTTAAAGAAGTATGA
- the rplO gene encoding 50S ribosomal protein L15, which translates to MKLHELQPAEGSRKVRNRLGRGTSSGNGKTSGRGQKGQNSRSGGGVRLGFEGGQTPLFRRVPKRGFTNINRKEFAVVNLDALNRFEDGTIVTPALLIETKVVKSEKSGIKVLGNGKVERKLTVQASKFSQAAKEAIEAAGGSIEVI; encoded by the coding sequence ATGAAACTTCATGAATTACAACCCGCAGAAGGATCTCGTAAAGTGCGTAATCGCCTTGGACGTGGGACTTCATCAGGTAACGGTAAAACATCAGGTCGTGGCCAAAAAGGACAAAACTCTCGTTCAGGTGGTGGCGTACGTCTAGGATTTGAAGGTGGACAAACACCTTTATTCCGTCGTGTACCAAAACGTGGATTTACAAATATCAATCGTAAAGAATTTGCTGTTGTGAATCTTGACGCGTTAAACCGTTTCGAAGATGGAACAATCGTAACTCCAGCATTATTAATTGAAACAAAAGTTGTCAAATCTGAAAAATCAGGGATTAAAGTTTTGGGTAATGGTAAAGTTGAACGTAAACTTACTGTTCAAGCAAGCAAATTCTCCCAAGCAGCTAAAGAAGCAATTGAAGCTGCTGGCGGTTCAATTGAGGTGATCTAA
- the secY gene encoding preprotein translocase subunit SecY gives MIKLLIDSFKAKDIRSRILFTLGILIVFRLGTHITVPGVNAAALQDLSSNSSLFSLLNTFGGGALDSYSIFALGVSPYITASIVVQLLQMDIIPKLAEWAKQGEVGRRKLNQVTRYLTVALAFVQAIGISYGFNALVDQGLVLNPSTTTYLMIAIMLTAGTMLVMFLGEQITVKGFGNGISMIIFSGIIARVPTDLSDFYNSQIRNAGDEMAQAIFFAILIAIAFVAIVVTVVYVENARRKIPVQYSKRSVGSGQDTHLPLKVNSAGVIPVIFASSFIMTPQTILGFFGASNADAQWFIILNKIFNLQEPIGAVLYTVLIVVFTYFYAFIQVNPEKVAENLQKQGGYIPSVRPGRPTQDFISTTLSQLSTVGAVYLGVIAILPILASSIWNLPQSVSMGGTSLLIVVGVALELMRQLEGQMSKKSYQGFIQ, from the coding sequence ATGATCAAACTACTTATTGATTCCTTTAAAGCAAAGGACATTCGAAGTAGAATTCTCTTCACGTTAGGTATTTTAATCGTATTTAGACTTGGAACTCATATAACGGTTCCAGGTGTTAATGCGGCTGCTTTACAAGATCTATCCTCAAATAGTTCATTGTTCAGTTTGTTAAATACATTTGGTGGAGGAGCATTAGACAGTTATTCTATTTTTGCACTAGGTGTTTCACCGTATATCACGGCCTCAATTGTTGTTCAACTGTTGCAAATGGACATTATTCCTAAGCTAGCTGAATGGGCAAAACAAGGAGAAGTAGGACGCAGAAAATTAAATCAAGTTACAAGATACTTAACGGTTGCTTTGGCTTTTGTCCAAGCTATCGGTATCTCGTATGGTTTTAATGCTCTAGTCGATCAAGGTTTGGTTCTCAATCCTAGTACAACTACGTATCTTATGATTGCTATTATGCTAACTGCCGGAACAATGTTGGTTATGTTTCTTGGTGAACAAATTACAGTTAAGGGATTTGGAAACGGAATTTCAATGATTATCTTCTCAGGTATCATTGCTCGAGTACCTACCGACTTAAGTGACTTTTACAATTCGCAAATAAGAAATGCCGGAGACGAAATGGCGCAAGCTATTTTCTTCGCTATCTTGATTGCAATTGCTTTTGTGGCAATCGTTGTAACAGTTGTTTATGTTGAAAATGCAAGAAGAAAGATTCCTGTTCAATACTCAAAACGCTCAGTTGGCTCAGGTCAGGACACTCACTTGCCGTTAAAAGTAAATTCAGCTGGTGTTATTCCAGTAATTTTTGCAAGTTCATTTATTATGACACCACAAACAATCTTAGGATTCTTTGGTGCTTCGAATGCAGATGCACAATGGTTTATCATTCTAAATAAGATATTTAATTTGCAAGAACCAATCGGAGCAGTTCTTTACACTGTTTTAATTGTAGTCTTTACTTATTTCTATGCATTCATTCAAGTGAATCCAGAAAAAGTTGCTGAGAATTTACAAAAACAAGGCGGATATATCCCTAGTGTGCGCCCTGGAAGACCCACTCAAGATTTTATTTCAACAACGTTATCACAGTTGAGTACAGTCGGAGCGGTTTATCTAGGTGTTATTGCTATACTACCGATACTTGCGTCGAGCATTTGGAACTTACCTCAATCTGTTTCTATGGGTGGTACCAGCCTACTTATCGTAGTTGGTGTCGCATTAGAACTTATGAGACAACTTGAAGGCCAAATGTCTAAAAAAAGTTACCAAGGCTTTATACAATAA
- a CDS encoding adenylate kinase translates to MNLILMGLPGAGKGTQAEQIVDTYHVPHISTGDMFRAAIKNETALGLEAKSFMDKGDLVPDEVTNGIVKERLAEADTEKGFLLDGFPRTLNQAHALEDILQDLNKKLDAVVYISVNKDSLMQRLTGRIICRSCGATYHKINKPPVVEGTCDRCGGHEFYQREDDKPETVENRISVNLELTEPLLDFYKERNVLYTVNGEEDVKDVFKNVQNIIEDTK, encoded by the coding sequence ATGAATCTCATTTTAATGGGTCTTCCTGGTGCAGGAAAAGGAACGCAAGCTGAACAAATTGTTGACACATACCATGTGCCACACATTTCGACAGGGGATATGTTCCGAGCTGCAATCAAAAATGAAACTGCCTTAGGATTAGAAGCTAAGTCTTTTATGGACAAAGGTGATTTAGTGCCTGATGAAGTTACAAACGGGATTGTAAAAGAACGTTTGGCTGAAGCAGATACTGAAAAAGGATTTTTATTAGATGGCTTTCCAAGAACGCTTAACCAAGCGCATGCTTTGGAAGATATTTTACAAGATCTAAATAAAAAATTAGATGCTGTTGTTTACATCAGTGTCAACAAAGATAGCTTAATGCAACGTTTAACTGGACGGATTATCTGTCGTTCATGCGGCGCAACTTATCATAAAATCAATAAACCACCAGTCGTGGAAGGTACATGCGATCGTTGTGGTGGACATGAATTTTATCAAAGAGAAGATGATAAACCCGAAACAGTTGAAAATCGTATTAGTGTTAACTTAGAGTTAACCGAACCTCTACTAGACTTTTATAAAGAACGTAATGTGTTGTACACTGTAAATGGTGAAGAAGATGTTAAAGATGTTTTCAAAAATGTCCAAAACATAATTGAAGACACTAAGTAA
- the infA gene encoding translation initiation factor IF-1 translates to MAKDDVIEIEGIVVETLPNAMFKVELENGHVVLAHVSGKIRMHYIRILPGDKVTVELSPYDLSRGRITYRFK, encoded by the coding sequence GTGGCGAAAGACGATGTCATTGAAATTGAAGGAATAGTCGTTGAAACTTTGCCGAATGCAATGTTTAAAGTCGAACTTGAAAATGGCCATGTTGTATTGGCTCACGTTTCAGGTAAAATCCGAATGCACTACATTAGAATCCTACCAGGAGACAAAGTAACAGTTGAGTTGTCCCCGTACGATTTATCACGTGGTCGCATAACTTATCGCTTTAAATAA
- the rpmJ gene encoding 50S ribosomal protein L36: MKVRPSVKKICDKCKVIRRKGRVMVICENPKHKQRQG, encoded by the coding sequence ATGAAAGTAAGACCATCAGTAAAGAAAATTTGTGACAAATGCAAAGTTATCCGTCGTAAAGGACGTGTTATGGTGATTTGCGAAAACCCTAAACACAAACAACGCCAAGGATAA
- the rpsM gene encoding 30S ribosomal protein S13, with product MARIAGVDIPRDKRVVISLTYIYGIGKTTAQKVLKEADVSEEIRVRELSNDQLDAIRATIDKLKVEGDLRREVSQDIKRLIEIGSYRGIRHRRGLPVRGQNTKNNARTRKGPAKSITGKKK from the coding sequence ATGGCTCGTATTGCAGGTGTAGATATTCCGCGTGATAAACGTGTAGTGATTTCTCTAACTTATATATATGGAATCGGTAAAACCACAGCTCAAAAAGTATTAAAAGAAGCTGACGTATCAGAAGAAATTCGTGTACGTGAATTATCAAATGATCAATTAGACGCTATTCGTGCGACAATTGATAAATTAAAAGTCGAAGGTGACCTTCGTCGTGAAGTAAGCCAAGACATCAAACGATTGATTGAAATCGGATCATACCGAGGTATACGTCATCGCCGTGGTTTACCAGTTCGTGGACAAAACACGAAAAACAACGCGCGTACTCGTAAAGGCCCAGCTAAATCAATTACAGGCAAGAAAAAATAA
- the rpsK gene encoding 30S ribosomal protein S11 — protein MAKKVTRKRRVKKNVESGVAHIRSTFNNTIVMITDVHGNAIAWSSAGALGFRGSKKSTPFAAQMAAEAAAKVSMENGMKTVEVAVKGPGSGREAAIRSLQATGLEVTAIRDVTPIPHNGCRPPKRRRV, from the coding sequence ATGGCAAAAAAAGTTACACGTAAACGTCGTGTTAAAAAGAATGTAGAAAGCGGAGTTGCACATATTCGTTCTACTTTTAATAATACTATCGTAATGATTACAGATGTACATGGAAATGCGATTGCATGGTCTTCAGCCGGAGCTTTAGGATTCCGCGGATCAAAAAAATCTACTCCATTTGCAGCACAAATGGCTGCAGAAGCAGCTGCTAAAGTAAGTATGGAAAACGGAATGAAAACTGTTGAAGTTGCAGTTAAAGGACCAGGTTCTGGTCGTGAAGCAGCAATCCGTTCTTTACAAGCTACTGGTTTAGAAGTTACAGCAATTCGTGACGTAACTCCAATTCCTCATAATGGATGCCGCCCTCCAAAACGCCGTCGTGTTTAA
- a CDS encoding DNA-directed RNA polymerase subunit alpha encodes MIEIEKPRIETIEISDDAKFGKFVVEPLERGYGTTLGNSLRRILLSSLPGAAVTTIQIDGVLHEFSTVDGVVEDVTSIILNIKKLALKLYSGEDKTIEIDVKGPAVVTAADIIYDSDVEILNPDLYICTVAEGARFHIRMTARSGRGYARAEHNKQDDMPIGVLPIDSIYTPVSRVNYQVENTRVGQKNISDKLTLDVWADGSISPEEAVSLAAKILTEHLNVFVNLTDEARKAEIMVEKEETHKEKMLEMTIEELDLSVRSYNCLKRAGINSVQELTDKTEAEMIKVRNLGRKSLEEVKFKLAELDLNLRQDD; translated from the coding sequence ATGATCGAAATTGAGAAACCAAGAATTGAAACGATTGAGATAAGCGATGATGCCAAGTTTGGTAAATTCGTTGTAGAACCACTTGAACGCGGTTATGGTACAACGCTAGGTAATTCACTACGTCGTATTTTGTTGTCTTCTCTTCCAGGAGCAGCAGTAACTACCATTCAAATTGATGGTGTATTACATGAATTTTCAACTGTCGATGGTGTTGTTGAAGATGTAACATCAATCATTTTAAATATTAAAAAACTTGCTCTCAAGCTATATTCTGGTGAAGACAAGACGATTGAAATCGATGTTAAAGGTCCAGCTGTTGTAACAGCAGCCGATATCATTTATGATAGCGATGTTGAAATTTTAAATCCTGATTTGTACATCTGTACAGTTGCAGAAGGCGCACGTTTCCACATACGCATGACAGCAAGATCAGGACGAGGATATGCAAGAGCAGAACATAATAAACAAGATGATATGCCTATTGGTGTATTGCCAATCGATTCAATTTACACCCCTGTCAGTCGCGTGAATTATCAAGTTGAAAATACTCGAGTGGGTCAAAAAAATATTTCTGATAAATTAACACTTGATGTTTGGGCGGATGGTTCGATTAGTCCAGAAGAAGCTGTAAGTCTAGCAGCTAAAATTCTTACAGAACATTTGAATGTCTTTGTAAATCTAACTGATGAAGCTCGCAAGGCTGAAATCATGGTAGAAAAAGAAGAAACTCATAAAGAAAAAATGCTTGAAATGACGATTGAAGAGCTTGATTTATCTGTACGTTCATACAACTGTTTGAAACGTGCTGGAATCAATTCTGTTCAAGAGTTAACTGATAAAACTGAAGCTGAAATGATTAAAGTACGTAATCTAGGACGTAAATCACTTGAAGAAGTGAAATTTAAGTTAGCTGAATTAGACTTAAACTTACGCCAAGACGACTAG
- the rplQ gene encoding 50S ribosomal protein L17, with protein MGYRKLGRTSSQRKAMLRDLTSDLIINERIVTTEARAKEVRKSTEKMITLGKKGDLHARRQAAEYVRNEVASVKEEGEDIVVQSVLQKLFSDVAPRYAERQGGYTRIMKTQPRRGDAAPMVIIELV; from the coding sequence ATGGGTTATCGTAAATTAGGACGTACAAGTTCACAACGTAAAGCAATGCTACGCGACTTAACTTCTGATTTGATCATCAACGAACGCATCGTAACAACTGAAGCTCGCGCTAAAGAAGTCCGTAAATCAACTGAAAAGATGATTACTTTAGGCAAAAAAGGCGATTTACATGCACGCCGTCAAGCTGCAGAATACGTACGCAATGAAGTCGCTTCTGTTAAAGAAGAAGGCGAAGATATCGTTGTTCAATCAGTCTTACAGAAATTATTTAGCGATGTTGCTCCACGTTACGCTGAGCGTCAAGGTGGATATACACGTATCATGAAAACTCAACCACGTCGCGGCGATGCTGCACCAATGGTTATTATTGAATTAGTTTAA
- a CDS encoding energy-coupling factor ABC transporter ATP-binding protein — protein sequence MDKIITLKDISYQYHETDDRPALSNVSLSIEEGEWIAIIGHNGSGKSTLAKTINGLVAPSQGEVTVGGLILSEENIWDIREMVGMVFQNPDNQFVGSTVQDDVAFGLENQGVPRDEMIERVKSAITRVKMQDFMEKEPARLSGGQKQRVAIAGVVALRPRIIILDEATSMLDPQGREEVLATVKEIKEKANLTVISITHDIDEAANANRVLVMKNGELVKEGTPEEIFSYGEQLVEMGLDLPFAEKLKSDLRDRGIDVPVDYLTEEGMVDWLWTLLSKK from the coding sequence ATGGATAAAATCATAACGTTAAAAGATATCTCTTATCAGTATCATGAAACTGATGATAGACCAGCGCTAAGTAATGTCTCTTTGTCAATCGAAGAAGGCGAATGGATCGCAATCATTGGTCATAACGGTTCAGGTAAATCAACGCTTGCAAAAACCATTAATGGGTTGGTTGCTCCTAGCCAAGGTGAAGTAACGGTTGGTGGGCTTATTTTAAGTGAAGAAAACATTTGGGATATCCGTGAGATGGTTGGAATGGTTTTTCAAAATCCAGACAACCAATTTGTGGGTTCAACTGTGCAAGATGACGTTGCTTTTGGACTAGAAAACCAAGGTGTTCCTAGAGATGAAATGATTGAACGCGTTAAAAGCGCGATTACACGAGTCAAGATGCAAGACTTTATGGAAAAAGAACCGGCTCGTTTGTCTGGCGGACAAAAACAACGGGTAGCTATTGCTGGTGTGGTGGCTTTACGCCCACGAATCATTATTTTAGATGAAGCGACTAGTATGCTTGACCCACAAGGTAGAGAAGAAGTGTTGGCTACGGTCAAGGAAATCAAAGAAAAAGCGAACTTAACCGTTATATCGATCACACATGATATCGATGAAGCCGCAAATGCCAATCGTGTATTAGTGATGAAAAATGGTGAACTAGTAAAAGAAGGAACGCCTGAAGAAATTTTTTCTTATGGCGAACAACTTGTCGAAATGGGCCTTGATCTGCCTTTTGCCGAAAAGCTGAAAAGTGATTTGCGGGACCGCGGGATTGACGTCCCAGTAGACTATTTGACTGAGGAAGGGATGGTGGACTGGCTATGGACATTACTTTCGAAAAAGTAG
- a CDS encoding energy-coupling factor ABC transporter ATP-binding protein gives MDITFEKVGYTYQKGTPFQNKALYDIDLHIKEGSFTALVGHTGSGKSTVLQHLNALMKPSEGTVTIGDRVITSQSNNKNLKGIRKKVGIVFQFPESQLFEETVAKDIAFGPKNFGATEEEGIELAKRMLPIVGLDASYMERSPFDLSGGQMRRVAIAGVLAMEPEVLVLDEPTAGLDPQGRKEMMDMFYRLYRTQGLTIILVTHQMDDVANYADHMVVLEKGTVIKEGAPQDVFKDADWLESKQLGVPATVSFSSLLSQRTGLVFNKMPLRTADLADEIAKALKQQLDDSKAGEAK, from the coding sequence ATGGACATTACTTTCGAAAAAGTAGGCTATACTTACCAAAAAGGCACACCTTTCCAAAATAAAGCTCTTTACGATATTGATTTGCATATCAAAGAAGGCAGCTTCACGGCCTTAGTAGGTCATACGGGTAGTGGGAAATCAACTGTGTTGCAACATTTGAATGCACTGATGAAACCAAGTGAAGGAACAGTGACCATTGGCGACCGAGTCATCACGTCACAATCAAACAATAAGAATTTGAAAGGCATCCGTAAAAAAGTAGGGATCGTCTTTCAGTTTCCTGAATCGCAATTGTTCGAAGAAACGGTAGCGAAGGATATTGCATTTGGGCCAAAAAACTTTGGTGCTACTGAAGAAGAGGGTATTGAGTTAGCTAAGCGTATGCTGCCAATTGTTGGCTTAGACGCGTCTTACATGGAACGCTCACCGTTTGACCTGTCTGGCGGCCAAATGAGACGTGTGGCTATTGCTGGCGTTTTAGCGATGGAACCTGAAGTGTTGGTCTTAGATGAACCGACTGCTGGGTTAGATCCGCAAGGACGAAAAGAAATGATGGATATGTTTTACCGGTTATACCGCACCCAAGGATTGACCATCATCTTGGTCACACACCAAATGGATGATGTGGCGAATTACGCCGATCACATGGTAGTACTTGAAAAAGGAACGGTCATTAAAGAAGGTGCACCACAAGACGTGTTTAAAGACGCAGATTGGCTTGAATCGAAGCAATTAGGTGTTCCTGCCACTGTTTCATTTAGCAGCCTCTTGAGCCAAAGAACAGGTCTTGTCTTTAATAAAATGCCATTAAGAACAGCTGATTTAGCGGATGAAATTGCTAAAGCCTTGAAACAGCAACTAGATGATTCAAAAGCAGGTGAGGCCAAATGA
- a CDS encoding energy-coupling factor transporter transmembrane component T family protein, with protein sequence MMDKLIFGRYIPGNSWIHKLDPRAKLLGTVIFIGIIFLANNWQTYLLLLLFALIAIRSSTIKLSFFINGVKPLIWLILFTVVLQVLFTGGSTVYFDWGPIIVSQEGLLNGVFIFCRFVLIIFMSTLLTLTTMPLSLTDAIEYLMRPLKVVKVPVYEIALMLSIALRFVPTLMDETEKIMNAQRARGVDFGEGNIFQQMKAIVPILIPLFVSSFNRAEELATAMEARGYKGGEGRTKYRQLEWLSRDTVAMMAYALLTVGLVVLRN encoded by the coding sequence ATGATGGATAAATTGATTTTTGGCCGATACATCCCGGGAAATTCATGGATCCATAAATTGGATCCTCGGGCCAAACTCTTAGGCACCGTTATTTTTATCGGAATTATTTTCTTAGCCAACAATTGGCAAACGTATCTGCTATTATTGCTATTCGCGTTAATAGCAATCCGCTCATCGACGATCAAGTTGAGTTTCTTTATCAATGGCGTCAAGCCACTGATCTGGCTGATTCTCTTTACGGTTGTCTTGCAAGTGCTCTTTACGGGAGGAAGTACGGTTTACTTTGATTGGGGTCCAATCATCGTCTCCCAAGAAGGCTTGCTGAACGGGGTCTTCATTTTTTGTCGGTTTGTTTTGATCATCTTCATGTCAACCTTGCTGACATTGACCACTATGCCATTATCGTTAACGGATGCGATCGAATACTTGATGCGCCCTTTGAAAGTGGTTAAAGTACCGGTCTATGAAATTGCCTTGATGTTGTCGATTGCCTTACGCTTTGTGCCAACATTGATGGATGAAACAGAAAAAATCATGAACGCGCAACGTGCTCGGGGAGTCGATTTTGGAGAAGGCAATATTTTCCAACAAATGAAAGCCATCGTTCCCATTTTGATCCCATTATTCGTCAGCTCCTTTAATCGGGCGGAAGAATTGGCTACGGCCATGGAAGCCAGAGGGTATAAAGGCGGCGAAGGACGGACGAAATACCGTCAACTCGAGTGGTTGTCACGTGACACGGTCGCTATGATGGCGTATGCTTTACTAACAGTCGGATTAGTCGTATTGAGAAATTGA
- the truA gene encoding tRNA pseudouridine(38-40) synthase TruA, producing MEWIRYKLIVEYDGTHFAGFQIQPHDRTVQGEIQKSLKIMTKGIKVTIYGSGRTDSGVHAKGQVIHFDYPFMIPAKNMQRALNSLTTDEIFVKDVSIVETDFHARYNTSGKKYQYRVDLNEVPDPFKRLYTLHHPYRIDMEKLENALKDIEGKHDFSSFCASNSGRENKVRTVYEASVVKDVFNNELIFTFSGNGFLYNMVRIFVGTLLQIANGLRPADEIKRLLAVQDRDEAGPTAKPQGLYLMEVYYKASETAKKSNQQENSIVEKQVQNELDHSVK from the coding sequence ATGGAATGGATACGGTATAAATTGATCGTGGAGTACGATGGAACGCATTTTGCAGGGTTTCAGATCCAACCACACGATCGCACAGTGCAAGGCGAGATTCAAAAATCCTTGAAAATTATGACTAAAGGCATAAAAGTGACCATTTATGGGTCAGGACGGACCGATTCTGGGGTACATGCCAAAGGACAAGTCATTCATTTTGATTACCCGTTTATGATACCGGCTAAAAATATGCAGCGTGCATTGAACAGTTTAACGACAGATGAGATTTTTGTGAAAGACGTTTCGATCGTCGAGACTGATTTTCATGCACGCTACAATACATCAGGGAAAAAATACCAATACCGCGTCGATTTAAACGAGGTCCCAGATCCTTTTAAACGCTTGTATACCTTGCATCATCCTTATCGAATCGATATGGAAAAGTTAGAAAATGCCCTAAAAGATATCGAAGGAAAACACGATTTTTCCAGTTTTTGTGCCAGTAATAGCGGTAGAGAGAACAAAGTACGCACGGTCTATGAAGCTAGTGTTGTAAAAGATGTCTTCAACAATGAATTGATCTTTACTTTTAGTGGGAACGGCTTTTTGTACAACATGGTCCGCATCTTTGTCGGCACATTACTGCAAATCGCCAACGGACTGCGCCCAGCAGATGAGATCAAACGGCTGCTAGCAGTCCAAGACCGTGATGAAGCTGGTCCAACAGCTAAACCTCAAGGATTGTATCTGATGGAAGTCTATTATAAAGCATCAGAAACTGCAAAAAAATCCAATCAGCAAGAAAACAGTATCGTAGAAAAGCAGGTGCAGAATGAATTGGATCATTCGGTCAAGTGA